The Pelecanus crispus isolate bPelCri1 chromosome 7, bPelCri1.pri, whole genome shotgun sequence genome includes a window with the following:
- the SNUPN gene encoding snurportin-1, with translation MARGRRAGVAMEELSAALAAGVALAAPNSPAAPHPRLAAYKARGGPGQAERRQRLLRLQRERRLDYVNHARRLAEDDWAGVESEGEEKEGEDVEEEEMDVDAGKKLPKRYANQLMLSEWLVDVPLDLEQEWVVVVCPVGKRALVVASRGTTAAYTKSGFCVNRFPSLLPGGNRHNSTSEKVYCILDCIYNEAKQTYYILDVMCWRGHPVYDCQTDFRFFWLFSKIQEEEGLGEKSRINPFKFVGLQNFPCSSDSLCKVLAMDFPFEVDGLLFYHKQTHYTPGSTPLVGWLRPYMVPEILGLTVPTTVLTAKPDYAGRQLQQIIESKKSKKLAAEEGHPSSAAAARNGHYELEHLSTPQPANSPEGQDEAVSQMEN, from the exons ATGGCGCGCGGCCGTCGGGCGGGCGTTGCCATGGAGGAGCTGAGCGCGGCGCTGGCGGCTGGCGTGGCCTTGGCGGCGCCCAACAGCCCggcggccccgcacccccgcctGGCCGCCTACAAGgcccgcggcggcccggggcaGGCCGAGCGCCGCCAGCGCCTCCTCCGCCTCCAGAGAGA gaggCGGCTGGACTACGTGAACCATGCCAGGAGGCTGGCAGAGGACGACTGGGCAGGGGTGGAGAGCGAGGgcgaggagaaggagggggaagatgtggaggaagaggagatggaCGTGGATGCTGGCAAGAAACTGCCCAAGCGCTATGCCAATCAG CTGATGCTGTCTGAATGGCTGGTCGATGTCCCCTTGGATCTGGAGCAGGAGTGGGTTGTAGTGGTGTGTCCCGTTGGGAAAAGGGCACTAGTTGTGGCATCCAGG GGCACAACAGCAGCTTACACCAAGAGTGGCTTCTGTGTCAACAGgttcccatccctgctgccaggtGGAAACCGGCACAATTCAACGAGTGAGAAAG TGTACTGCATCTTGGACTGCATCTACAATGAGGCAAAGCAGACGTACTATATCCTCGATGTGATGTGCTGGAGAGGACACCCTGTTTATGACTGCCAG ACCGACTTCAGATTCTTCTGGCTTTTCTCAAAGatccaggaggaggaagggctgggagagaaaagcaggattAATCCA TTCAAATTTGTGGGCCTGCAGAACTTCCCCTGCTCCTCGGACAGCCTGTGTAAGGTGCTGGCTATGGACTTCCCCTTCGAG GTTGATGGACTTCTCTTCTATCACAAGCAAACCCACTATACCCCTGGCAGCACCCCACTGGTGGGCTGGCTCCGGCCCTACATGGTACCCGAAATCCTTGGGCTCACCGTGCCCACTACTGTGCTTACTGCCAAACCAGACTATGCTGGGCGTCAGCTCCAGCAGATCATTGAGAGCAAGAAGAGTAAAAAGCTGGCAGCGGAAGAGGGTCACCCAAGCAGTGCGGCGGCTGCGAGGAACGGACATTACGAGCTGGAACACTTGTCTACCCCTCAGCCAGCAAACTCTCCGGAGGGCCAGGATGAAGCAGTCAGCCAGATGGAGAATTAG
- the PTPN9 gene encoding tyrosine-protein phosphatase non-receptor type 9, translating into MAAELSAEEEQATKQFLEEINKWTGQYNVSPLSWNVAVKFLMARKFDVLRAIELFHSYRETRLKEGIVKLKPHEEPLRSELLSGKFTILSVRDPSGASIALFTAKLHHPSKSVQHVVLQALFYLLDRAVESFETQRNGLVFIYDMAGSQYTNFELDLSKKILNLLKGAFPARLKKVFIVGAPMWFRVPYSIISLLLKEKLRERVQMVKMSELKEHLPRECLPEYLGGSLKLDPLSWNCRFLPQQNGHPDPLDELILVPLVTPKDNGSVHVPGPKSVTLQELLDHVSHKQKRGIYEEYEDIRRRSPAGTFVCSLAPYNQEKNRYGDVPCLDQTRVKLAKPYSRPELTDYINASFMDGYKQRNAYIGTQGPLENTYGDFWRMVWEQNVLVIVMTTRLEEGGRRKCGQYWPLEKDFQVCFGALTITNLGVENLNHYKKTILEIHSSETRERRLVSHFQYLSWPDYGVPSSAATLIDFLGAVKQQQRVAVSALGPRFKGHPGGPPVVVHCSAGIGRTGTFCALDICLSQLQDVGTLNIYQTVLRMRTQRAFSIQTPEQYYFCYTAILEHAQREGLLLANHSRAGQEKSSPGH; encoded by the exons ATGGCCGCGGAGCTCAGCGCCGAGGAGGAGCAG GCAACCAAGCAGTTCCTGGAGGAGATCAACAAGTGGACGGGCCAGTACAATGTGTCCCCGCTCTCCTGGAACGTGGCTGTCAAGTTCCTCATGGCCCGCAAGTTCGATGTCCTGCGGGCCATCGAGCTCTTTCACTCCTACCGG GAGACGCGGCTGAAAGAGGGCATTGTGAAGCTGAAGCCGCATGAGGAGCCGCTGCGCTCAGAGCTGCTCAGCGGCAAGTTCACCATTCTG AGCGTGCGGGACCCCTCAGGAGCCTCCATCGCCCTCTTCACGGCCAAGCTGCACCACCCCAGCAAGAGTGTGCAGCACGTGGTGCTCCAGGCACTCTTCTACCTGCTGGACCGAGCAGTGGAGAG cTTTGAAACCCAGAGGAACGGGCTAGTGTTCATCTATGACATGGCGGGCTCACAGTACACCAACTTTGAGCTGGACCTCAGCAAGAAGATCCTCAACCTGCTGAAG GGTGCCTTCCCAGCTCGGCTCAAGAAGGTTTTCATCGTGGGAGCACCCATGTGGTTTCGCGTGCCCTACTCCATCATCAgcctgctgctgaaggagaagctgCGGGAGCGG gTGCAGATGGTGAAGATGTCAGAGCTGAAGGAGCACCTGCCCCGGGAGTGCCTCCCTGAGTACCTTGGAGGGTCCCTCAAACTGGACCCCCTGAGCTGGAACTGCCGGTTCCTGCCCCAGCAGAACGGGCACCCCGACCCCCTGGATGAGCTCATCCTGGTACCGCTGGTGACCCCCAAAGATAACGGCTCTGTCCACGTCCCTGGGCCCAAGTCCGTCaccctccaggagctgctggatCACGTCAGCCACAAGCAGAAACGGGGCATCTATGAAGAGTATGAAGACATTCGGCGTAGGAGCCCAGCCGGCACCTTTGTCTGCTCTTT GGCACCTTACAACCAGGAGAAGAACCGGTACGGGGACGTGCCCTGCCTGGACCAAACCCGTGTCAAGCTGGCGAAGCCGTACAGCCGCCCGGAG CTGACCGACTACATCAATGCGAGCTTCATGGATGGCTACAAGCAGAGGAATGCTTACATCGGGACTCAGG GGCCTCTGGAAAACACCTATGGTGACTTCTGGCGCATGGTGTGGGAGCAAAACGTCCTGGTGATCGTGATGACGACCCG gctggaggagggaggcaggagaaagTGCGGCCAGTACTGGCCCCTGGAGAAGGATTTCCAGGTGTGCTTCGGGGCCCTGACCATCACCAACCTGGGCGTGGAGAACCTCAACCATTACAAGAAAACCATCCTGGAGATCCACAGCTCTGAG ACCAGGGAGCGGCGGCTGGTCTCCCATTTCCAGTACCTGAGCTGGCCAGATTACGGCGTCCCCTCCTCCGCGGCCACTCTCATCGACTTCTTGGGGGCcgtgaagcagcagcagagggtgGCAGTCAGCGCTCTGGGACCTCGCTTCAAGGGTCACCCTGGGGGACCCCCGGTTGTGGTGCACTGCAGCGCCGGCATCGGCAGGACAG GTACCTTCTGCGCGTTGGACATCTGcctgtcccagctgcaggacgTGGGCACGCTGAACATCTACCAGACGGTGCTGCGCATGCGGACCCAGCGCGCCTTCAGCATCCAGACCCCCGAGCAGTATTACTTCTGTTACACCGCCATCCTCGAGCACGCCCAGCGCGAGGGCCTGCTGCTCGCCAACCACAGCCGTGCCGGCCAGGAGAAGAGCTCACCAGGACACTGA